One window of Procambarus clarkii isolate CNS0578487 unplaced genomic scaffold, FALCON_Pclarkii_2.0 HiC_scaffold_772, whole genome shotgun sequence genomic DNA carries:
- the LOC138361791 gene encoding baculoviral IAP repeat-containing protein 8-like, whose amino-acid sequence MDPLCARKFYSIESLKCAGVRLQTFVDWPIKWLNPIDLVEDGFYYLRNSDYCLCAFCYCIVGAWIVGDTPRRRHKIINQDCAFIRGKRSDNVSLEVSEIAFKYGLEFVSHKIELGNKKISDSSGAPPKEDLGLIKFRKSLNPGLVTYKSRLETFDMTWPGSVKQTSHELAEAGFFYCGISDHVCCYHCACGIRNWRPEDDPWTLHARCSPECAYIILARGKEFVKNARLTMPLPIKPIDNDLINILMEGMDKFKHLIHKKLIPVESIRYALSEYLKESRDLLPFIIQSRCLEIVLRYMQEGTDIYLRVRDLIYEAVDDKKEQEVTLEDLGLKTLPETCTNTDENKDCIEQSWEEDILCRVCMDKNINIVILPCKHMVTCSGCLLALKCCPICRGNILYIINPIAS is encoded by the exons atggatcctttgtgtgccaggaagttttacagtatagaaagccttaaatgtgcaggagttagactacaaacatttgtggattggcccattaagtggttaaaccctattgacttagttgaagatgggttctattaccttcgcaatagtgattactgtttgtgtgcattttgttattgtatagtaggtgcatggattgttggtgatacccccagaagacgtcataagatcattaatcaagactgtgcctttattagaggcaagaggagtgacaatgtttctttagaggtgtctgagatagctttcaaatatggactggaatttgtttcccataaaatagaactgggaaataagaaaataagtgatagta gtggtgctcctcctaaggaagatctgggattgatcaaatttaggaaatcgctgaatccaggattggtaacttataaatctcgcctagagacatttgatatgacatggcctggaagtgtcaagcaaacttctcatgagctggcagaagctggttttttttactgtg gtataagtgaccacgtctgctgctatcactgcgcctgtggaatacgaaattggagaccagaagatgatccttggactttacatgcgagatgtagtccagaatgtgcttacattattcttgcaaggggcaaggaatttgttaagaatgctagattgacaatgccattacctataaaacctatagacaatgatttaattaatatcttaatggagggtatggataagttcaaacatctgattcataaaaaattaatacctgtggagagtataaggtatgctttaagtgagtaccttaaggaatccagagatttgttgccttttattatacaaagtagatgtctagaaatcgtgttgaggtatatgcaagagggaacagatatttatttacggGTACGGGACTTAATTTATGAAGCAGTTGATGATAAAAAGGAACAAGAAGTTACGCTtgaagatctgggattgaaaaCTTTACCGGAGACTTGTACTAACACTGATGAAAACAAGGACTGTATAGAACAATCTTGGGAAGAAGATATTTTATGCAGAGTTTGTatggataaaaatataaatattgtaatactaccatgtaaacatatggtgacatgcagtggttgtcttttagctctgaaatgctgtccaatttgtagaggaaatattttatatataataaatccaattgcttcttga